A part of Dehalogenimonas sp. W genomic DNA contains:
- the rpiB gene encoding ribose 5-phosphate isomerase B — protein MNNGHQLAVASDHGGFALKQALMPLLQREGYKIQDLGAHEFLQDDDYPDYAEKLAREVNSGRVKKGILICGSGAGACMAANKIPGIRASVCHDSYSAHQAVEHDDMNVLCLGARVIGLSLAQELAVAFLKATFRDEPRYRRRLDKMIEIERRALLDH, from the coding sequence GTGAATAACGGACACCAGCTGGCGGTCGCTTCCGATCACGGCGGATTTGCCTTAAAACAGGCTTTGATGCCGCTGTTGCAACGTGAAGGTTACAAAATTCAGGATCTGGGAGCCCATGAATTCCTGCAAGACGACGACTATCCTGATTACGCCGAGAAATTGGCCAGAGAGGTAAATTCCGGCCGGGTGAAAAAAGGTATATTGATTTGCGGTTCGGGGGCTGGGGCCTGCATGGCCGCCAATAAGATTCCCGGCATCCGAGCATCTGTCTGCCATGACTCCTACTCCGCCCACCAGGCTGTTGAGCACGATGATATGAACGTTCTTTGTCTGGGTGCGCGAGTTATCGGATTGTCACTGGCTCAGGAACTCGCCGTTGCCTTTCTAAAGGCGACTTTTCGCGACGAACCACGTTACCGTCGCCGTCTGGATAAGATGATTGAGATTGAAAGACGGGCGTTACTTGACCACTAA
- a CDS encoding HD domain-containing phosphohydrolase produces the protein MINNNHGNDIILIVDDEMIVRRLLHQKLANEGYECLEASSADEALSLIRDNPDIALVISDMKMPGKTGIELLAEIKTHYADIGVIMATAVTETATAIECMKQGAYDYLTKPFKLDEVVFSVWRALEKRRLQLENREYRRNLEDKVEVQAEKIRSSFFNSITSLAYALDAKDGYTAGHSQRVSEMAVGIAIEMGLPSTLIEQIRLAGLVHDIGKIGIDGNVLHKPGILTQEERDEMEKHPGIGERILKPVVDDVEILAMVRNHHERWDGAGYPDKLAGESIPLGARIMALADTFDAMTSERPYRAAKSVDFAMDEIRRCSGTQFDLAVAEAFFQARHVITQAMSTGT, from the coding sequence ATGATAAATAACAATCACGGCAATGACATTATTCTGATAGTTGACGACGAGATGATCGTCCGCCGTCTGTTGCACCAAAAATTGGCCAATGAGGGTTACGAGTGTTTGGAAGCTTCGTCTGCGGACGAAGCGCTCAGCCTAATCAGAGATAATCCGGATATCGCACTGGTCATCTCGGATATGAAGATGCCCGGAAAAACCGGTATAGAACTTCTGGCGGAAATCAAGACGCATTATGCGGATATAGGCGTAATTATGGCAACCGCAGTCACCGAAACCGCTACAGCCATTGAATGCATGAAACAGGGCGCTTATGACTACCTGACAAAACCATTCAAACTTGATGAAGTAGTCTTTTCGGTCTGGCGGGCGTTGGAAAAACGACGATTGCAACTTGAAAACCGCGAATATCGCCGCAACCTAGAAGATAAAGTTGAGGTCCAGGCGGAAAAAATACGCTCCTCTTTCTTCAACTCCATCACCTCACTCGCCTACGCTTTGGATGCCAAAGACGGTTATACCGCCGGACATTCACAGCGGGTTTCGGAAATGGCTGTCGGTATCGCGATTGAAATGGGCTTGCCATCAACCCTGATTGAGCAAATCCGGCTGGCCGGGTTGGTTCATGACATTGGTAAAATCGGCATTGACGGCAACGTTTTGCACAAACCGGGGATTTTAACTCAGGAAGAACGTGACGAGATGGAAAAACACCCTGGTATTGGCGAACGAATTTTGAAGCCAGTCGTGGATGATGTGGAAATTCTGGCTATGGTGCGCAATCATCATGAACGCTGGGACGGTGCAGGCTATCCGGATAAACTGGCCGGCGAAAGCATTCCGCTGGGAGCCCGTATCATGGCTCTGGCGGACACCTTTGATGCCATGACCTCGGAAAGGCCTTACCGTGCTGCCAAGAGTGTTGATTTTGCCATGGATGAAATTCGCCGCTGTTCGGGAACACAATTTGATCTGGCGGTTGCCGAAGCCTTTTTTCAGGCCCGCCACGTTATAACTCAAGCCATGAGCACCGGCACCTGA
- the glmS gene encoding glutamine--fructose-6-phosphate transaminase (isomerizing), translating into MCGIAGYVGHRAAQPILHTALARLEYRGYDSCGIAVVGEQMVVYKNSGRVEEMTATAPVLSGNAGIGHTRWASCGLPTAENAHPHLDCSRHIAVVHNGNITNYLSLKIDLETRGHVFLSGTDSEVIVHLIEEHYHGNVADALSLAVRQLEGSYAIVALHQEEARLAAVKRGSALVVGLGDGENWVASDVNALAEHTGRVMYLEEGDLAVIERGAVVILNEGRPVERFVHPIEWQPDDGGKGGYAHFMLKEIHEQPRVLRENIGNWLTTEMSPKLRLLWNRLYQPPMILGCGSSYYAGLTARYFMEEMTSRPVRVELASELNHRPETPEAGRLVIGLTQSGETADTLNALNRLRQSGAGILAFANVVRSSVTRIADQTMLLRAGPEISVAATKTFTAQLVSLYAATLAAVGRDYNSNNGLEARLKELPALVQMSLDDTEEVIDAAQWLTGFSNVICIGRGAHYPIAMEAALKLKEVAYIHAEACSAGELKHGPLALLNSRTPVIAVFGSRDDTWETMLTAVREVKVRGAPVLALVPGDNASVRQLADRVISVPQADRRFQPAITAVTVQLLAYYTALALGCPIDRPRHLAKSVTVE; encoded by the coding sequence ATGTGCGGTATTGCAGGGTACGTTGGGCACCGCGCGGCTCAGCCCATTTTGCACACCGCCCTGGCCAGGCTGGAATACCGCGGCTATGATTCCTGCGGTATTGCCGTAGTCGGGGAACAAATGGTTGTGTATAAAAACTCGGGACGGGTTGAGGAAATGACGGCTACCGCTCCAGTGCTTTCAGGAAATGCCGGTATCGGTCATACCCGCTGGGCGAGTTGCGGCTTGCCGACCGCGGAAAACGCTCATCCTCACCTGGACTGTAGCAGGCACATTGCGGTGGTGCATAACGGTAATATCACCAATTATTTGAGTCTTAAAATCGATCTGGAAACCCGGGGGCATGTTTTCCTGTCCGGTACGGACAGTGAAGTTATCGTCCATCTCATTGAAGAGCATTACCATGGGAATGTGGCCGACGCTCTGTCATTGGCGGTCAGACAATTAGAGGGTTCGTATGCGATTGTAGCCCTGCATCAGGAAGAAGCACGATTGGCGGCGGTGAAACGTGGCAGTGCTCTGGTTGTCGGATTAGGCGATGGTGAAAATTGGGTTGCTTCTGACGTTAACGCTTTAGCGGAGCATACCGGTCGGGTTATGTATCTGGAAGAAGGGGACCTGGCGGTTATTGAGCGCGGAGCGGTTGTTATTCTCAATGAAGGCCGACCCGTTGAAAGATTCGTTCATCCCATAGAATGGCAACCAGATGATGGCGGTAAAGGCGGTTATGCACATTTTATGCTCAAGGAAATCCATGAGCAACCGAGAGTTTTACGGGAAAATATAGGTAATTGGTTGACCACCGAAATGTCTCCAAAACTCCGTTTATTATGGAACAGATTGTATCAGCCGCCGATGATTTTGGGTTGTGGTAGTTCCTATTACGCCGGTTTGACAGCCCGCTATTTTATGGAAGAAATGACCAGCCGTCCGGTGAGAGTGGAATTGGCGTCTGAGTTGAATCACCGGCCGGAGACTCCGGAGGCTGGGCGCCTGGTAATTGGATTAACCCAGTCTGGAGAGACGGCTGATACTTTGAATGCCCTGAATCGTCTCCGACAGTCCGGGGCTGGAATACTAGCCTTCGCCAATGTGGTCCGTTCCAGCGTTACCAGAATTGCCGATCAGACGATGTTACTTCGGGCCGGGCCGGAGATCAGTGTTGCGGCGACAAAAACCTTTACCGCTCAATTGGTAAGTTTATATGCGGCGACATTGGCAGCAGTAGGCAGGGATTACAATAGTAATAATGGCCTGGAGGCCCGGCTCAAGGAGCTGCCGGCGCTGGTCCAGATGTCTCTGGATGATACTGAAGAAGTAATTGATGCTGCCCAATGGCTGACGGGCTTTAGCAACGTTATCTGCATCGGACGGGGTGCTCATTATCCAATCGCCATGGAAGCTGCCCTGAAATTGAAGGAAGTTGCTTATATTCATGCCGAGGCTTGTTCAGCCGGGGAACTGAAACATGGGCCGTTGGCATTGCTGAACAGCCGCACTCCGGTAATTGCTGTTTTCGGGTCCCGTGACGATACATGGGAAACAATGTTGACTGCGGTCAGGGAAGTGAAGGTGCGCGGGGCACCGGTTCTTGCGCTGGTCCCGGGTGATAACGCCAGCGTCAGGCAACTGGCGGACCGGGTCATTTCGGTGCCGCAGGCGGACCGGCGGTTTCAGCCGGCCATCACGGCAGTAACAGTGCAACTCCTGGCGTACTACACAGCTCTGGCCCTGGGTTGTCCCATTGATCGGCCTCGGCACCTGGCAAAAAGTGTCACTGTGGAATAA
- the tkt gene encoding transketolase: MSDTLDNLAVNTIRFLAADMVQKANSGHPGAPMGAAALTYALWHHFLKHNPADPTWFDRDRFILSAGHASALLYSMLHLTGYDLPIDEIKQFRQWDSKTPGHPEHGLTPGVEMTTGPLGQGFSSGVGMAMAETWLADRFNRPGFDIIDHYIYALVSDGDLMEGVTSETASLAGTLKLSKLIYLYDDNNISIEGDTANYFNEDVAGRFRAYGWHVIGPVDGLDTDAVRNAIAEARLNTDKPKLIICRTVIGYGAPHKAGTGSAHGEPLGVEELAAAKEHLGWPFSESFYVPDKVKQHMSATEAGHVRQADWQKRLDAYTAAFPDEAAQLRSFISGQLPDGWTDGLDSLFKSADKPLATREASGKVINFLGRKIENLLGGSGDLAPSTKTVMDFSTIFSTQNPSGRNLQFGVREHAMGAIANGLALHGGIIPYGATFLVFYDYMRPPVRLAALMGLQVIFVFTHDSIGLGEDGPTHQPVEQTLGLRSVPNLVTFRPADATETAVAWQMALERRDGPTALVLTRQKLPILDRGLLAPLSAVRRGGYTLWQSANAPELIIIATGSEVTPALEAGQELETKGIGARVVSLPSWELFESQPESYRREVIPPEIHRRITVEAGRTIGWERYAGEKGVCIGLDHFGASAPADILFEKFGFSTADIVKAAINLMDSYSE; the protein is encoded by the coding sequence ATGAGCGATACTCTAGACAACCTGGCTGTAAACACCATTCGTTTTCTCGCTGCTGATATGGTCCAGAAAGCCAATTCGGGACATCCAGGAGCACCGATGGGCGCCGCAGCCCTGACTTACGCATTATGGCATCACTTTTTAAAACATAACCCGGCAGACCCAACATGGTTTGACCGTGATCGTTTTATTCTTTCCGCCGGCCATGCCTCCGCCCTGCTCTATTCAATGCTGCATCTGACCGGCTACGACTTGCCTATTGACGAGATAAAACAATTCCGACAATGGGATTCAAAAACACCCGGGCACCCGGAGCACGGGCTGACTCCCGGAGTGGAAATGACTACCGGCCCCTTGGGTCAGGGATTTAGCAGCGGCGTCGGCATGGCAATGGCCGAAACATGGCTGGCCGACCGCTTCAATCGCCCCGGATTTGACATCATTGACCATTATATTTATGCATTGGTATCTGACGGCGACCTGATGGAAGGCGTCACTTCTGAGACAGCATCACTGGCTGGCACATTGAAACTGAGTAAACTTATCTATTTGTATGATGACAATAATATTTCTATTGAAGGTGACACGGCCAACTATTTTAATGAGGACGTTGCCGGACGTTTTCGTGCTTATGGCTGGCACGTCATCGGCCCAGTAGACGGTCTTGATACGGACGCCGTTAGAAACGCCATCGCTGAAGCCCGGCTGAATACAGACAAACCCAAGCTGATAATCTGCCGTACAGTAATCGGTTATGGTGCCCCCCACAAGGCCGGCACCGGGAGTGCTCACGGCGAGCCATTGGGGGTGGAAGAATTGGCTGCCGCGAAGGAACACCTTGGTTGGCCGTTCTCTGAGTCATTCTATGTCCCGGATAAAGTTAAACAGCATATGTCGGCAACTGAGGCCGGACACGTCCGGCAAGCCGACTGGCAAAAACGACTGGATGCCTATACCGCCGCCTTCCCCGATGAAGCGGCCCAACTCCGAAGTTTTATCTCCGGGCAGTTGCCGGATGGCTGGACTGATGGACTTGATAGTCTTTTTAAATCAGCTGACAAACCGCTGGCCACCCGCGAGGCTTCCGGCAAGGTAATTAATTTCCTCGGTCGGAAAATTGAAAATCTGCTGGGCGGTTCCGGAGATCTGGCTCCATCCACCAAGACTGTTATGGATTTCAGTACTATCTTCAGCACCCAAAATCCGTCCGGTCGGAATCTGCAATTTGGTGTCCGAGAGCACGCCATGGGCGCTATCGCCAACGGACTAGCCCTCCATGGCGGCATAATTCCTTATGGCGCAACTTTCCTGGTATTTTACGACTATATGCGGCCGCCAGTGCGTCTGGCTGCCTTAATGGGACTTCAGGTTATTTTTGTCTTTACCCATGACTCCATTGGTCTGGGCGAAGACGGCCCCACCCATCAGCCAGTTGAGCAAACTTTAGGCCTACGTTCGGTTCCAAATCTGGTAACTTTTAGGCCGGCGGACGCCACTGAAACCGCCGTCGCCTGGCAGATGGCACTGGAGCGCCGTGACGGACCAACCGCTCTGGTGCTCACCAGACAGAAATTACCGATACTTGATAGAGGCTTGCTGGCACCGTTGTCCGCCGTCCGCCGCGGCGGCTATACCTTGTGGCAGTCCGCTAATGCACCGGAATTGATTATCATCGCTACCGGTTCCGAAGTCACTCCGGCGCTGGAAGCAGGTCAGGAGTTAGAGACCAAAGGTATCGGTGCCCGGGTTGTTTCTTTGCCGTCATGGGAACTCTTTGAATCCCAGCCAGAGTCATACCGTCGCGAAGTTATACCGCCGGAAATCCACCGGCGTATTACCGTTGAAGCCGGCCGCACTATCGGCTGGGAACGTTACGCTGGTGAAAAAGGCGTATGCATCGGCCTGGACCACTTCGGAGCCTCAGCACCCGCCGATATTCTCTTTGAAAAATTCGGTTTCTCGACAGCTGATATTGTCAAAGCAGCAATTAACCTGATGGATAGCTACAGTGAATAA
- a CDS encoding universal stress protein yields MTYSRILIPLDGSESAEQALLFAREVAGPGTELVLFSVCPEDDLRLCRLNNVYLEVQARSLNADGVNTRVHTEPGEMGESLKRYAAKEKIDLVVACRQPHTDLNREDKVLNNLVSKKCSLLLIKPGEVNTKIKRIILPLDGSITSEDVLPYVMELAGATGAEIILLSVNSFPDIPSDRPASAKPSWEEYALILMKEVREQASSYLERISEEFDQHGIKKQTQVVFGGVAESILKAAEDEKADLIAMGTHARTGFDRWVFGSVAATVSAMTRLPMLLVRSTEN; encoded by the coding sequence ATGACATATAGCAGGATACTCATACCTCTTGATGGCTCTGAATCTGCTGAGCAGGCGTTGCTTTTTGCTCGCGAAGTGGCGGGTCCCGGGACCGAATTGGTTTTGTTCAGCGTGTGCCCCGAAGATGATTTACGGCTTTGCCGTCTCAACAATGTTTATTTAGAGGTTCAAGCAAGGTCGTTAAATGCGGACGGCGTTAATACCAGGGTACATACCGAGCCAGGGGAAATGGGCGAGAGTCTTAAACGATACGCAGCAAAAGAAAAAATTGACCTGGTGGTGGCGTGTCGCCAGCCTCACACTGACTTGAATCGGGAAGACAAGGTTCTGAACAATCTAGTTTCCAAAAAATGTTCGTTGCTTTTAATAAAACCCGGTGAAGTTAATACCAAAATCAAACGCATTATCCTGCCTCTGGACGGTTCAATTACGTCCGAGGACGTATTGCCGTATGTGATGGAGTTAGCCGGAGCAACCGGCGCTGAAATCATTCTGCTTTCGGTCAACTCATTCCCGGATATTCCCTCGGACCGGCCGGCATCGGCCAAACCGAGCTGGGAAGAATACGCACTGATCTTGATGAAAGAAGTCCGTGAACAGGCTTCCAGTTATCTGGAACGCATCAGTGAAGAGTTTGATCAACATGGTATTAAGAAACAGACCCAGGTGGTTTTCGGCGGGGTAGCTGAAAGTATTCTTAAGGCTGCCGAGGATGAAAAGGCCGACCTTATCGCCATGGGTACCCATGCTCGGACCGGTTTTGACCGCTGGGTTTTTGGTTCAGTGGCGGCGACGGTGAGCGCCATGACCAGATTGCCAATGCTTCTGGTTCGCTCGACTGAGAATTGA
- a CDS encoding ribulose-phosphate 3-epimerase, producing the protein MGKIRIVPAILTDDSVALKTMAYMIKDVADWVQVDIMDGEFVPSHSINWQEVKATQMPFEWEAHLMVMEPGDFISGFKSAGAQRIIFHFEATHDPTGVITAAREQGVGIGMAINPETTVTQVAGLLPLLDSVLLLSVHPGFYGAEYIPEVLDKVGQLRTLVPDISISIDGGIKEDNILEVAASGVNDICVGSGIFRADDPAAAYLKFQGILDAASL; encoded by the coding sequence TTGGGAAAAATCAGGATCGTCCCGGCAATTTTGACCGATGACTCGGTTGCTCTTAAAACCATGGCGTATATGATTAAAGATGTGGCTGACTGGGTGCAAGTGGATATAATGGATGGTGAATTTGTGCCTTCCCACAGTATCAACTGGCAGGAGGTCAAGGCAACTCAAATGCCTTTTGAGTGGGAGGCTCATCTGATGGTGATGGAGCCCGGAGATTTTATCAGCGGTTTTAAATCTGCTGGCGCCCAAAGAATTATTTTTCATTTTGAAGCTACTCATGATCCTACCGGAGTGATTACAGCCGCTCGAGAGCAAGGCGTAGGTATTGGCATGGCAATCAATCCGGAAACTACGGTAACTCAGGTGGCTGGATTACTGCCGTTGCTGGACAGCGTACTGTTGTTGTCGGTTCACCCCGGTTTTTATGGGGCGGAATATATCCCTGAAGTGCTGGATAAGGTCGGGCAGTTACGAACACTGGTTCCCGATATCAGCATAAGTATTGACGGCGGCATCAAGGAAGACAATATTCTGGAAGTGGCTGCCAGTGGCGTCAATGATATCTGTGTCGGCAGCGGTATTTTTCGTGCCGATGATCCGGCGGCAGCTTATCTTAAATTTCAAGGAATATTAGACGCGGCCAGTCTCTAG
- a CDS encoding response regulator: MKEAGHKRLKVLIVEDEKVISEVCRRTLEKAYEITLTPNGQTAMELINAQAFDLALIDIRTPLMNGEELYNWITKHQPSLLPGIIFTTGDVISHNTENFLTSVNQPYLPKPFSPKELTTIIEKVVSSL, from the coding sequence ATGAAAGAAGCCGGCCATAAACGCCTCAAGGTATTGATCGTTGAAGATGAAAAGGTCATCAGCGAAGTATGCCGCCGTACCTTGGAAAAAGCTTACGAAATCACCTTGACCCCCAATGGCCAGACGGCGATGGAACTCATCAACGCCCAGGCTTTTGATCTGGCTTTAATTGATATCCGGACACCGCTGATGAACGGCGAAGAACTGTATAATTGGATTACCAAACATCAGCCGTCTCTATTGCCGGGTATTATCTTCACCACTGGAGACGTCATTTCCCATAACACAGAGAACTTCCTCACCTCGGTGAACCAGCCGTATCTCCCCAAACCGTTTTCCCCTAAAGAATTAACAACAATTATTGAAAAAGTAGTATCTTCACTATGA
- a CDS encoding HAD family hydrolase: MLINTVFFDLYQTLITYKPSREDWESEVLNELGIKMPAKAFRRAFNAADEYFYNENARLPLSKRAPDEINRVYAKHQSIVLKEGGVEPAPDLVRSILLRWQNTKFNHVLFDDVLPALNELRRRDIALGLVSNVDKDITPMLDDLGLSPFLTTVVTSRETGFTKPHPEIFQEALRRSNSAADNSIFVGDQFQIDVQGASAVGMKAVLIDRGGFSEAPRDCLQISSLPQVTAYL, from the coding sequence TTGTTGATTAACACGGTCTTTTTTGATCTCTACCAAACCCTGATTACCTATAAGCCTTCAAGGGAAGATTGGGAATCAGAAGTACTGAATGAACTTGGCATTAAAATGCCGGCGAAAGCATTCCGGCGGGCTTTTAACGCGGCAGACGAATATTTCTATAATGAGAACGCGCGCTTACCCTTAAGCAAGCGTGCTCCTGATGAAATCAACCGAGTTTACGCCAAACATCAATCCATCGTCCTCAAAGAAGGAGGGGTTGAACCTGCCCCGGATTTAGTGAGATCCATCCTGCTCCGCTGGCAGAATACCAAATTCAATCATGTTCTCTTTGATGACGTATTGCCCGCACTGAACGAACTCCGGCGCCGTGATATTGCACTAGGATTGGTTTCAAACGTAGATAAAGATATCACCCCTATGCTGGATGATTTAGGACTGAGCCCTTTCCTAACCACTGTCGTCACTTCTCGGGAAACAGGTTTCACCAAACCTCATCCGGAAATATTTCAAGAGGCATTAAGGCGTTCCAACTCCGCGGCTGACAATTCAATATTTGTAGGCGACCAATTTCAGATAGATGTCCAGGGCGCTTCTGCCGTTGGAATGAAGGCTGTTCTGATTGACCGCGGCGGATTTAGTGAAGCCCCCAGGGACTGTCTGCAAATCAGTAGCCTCCCCCAGGTGACTGCTTACCTGTAA
- a CDS encoding YbhB/YbcL family Raf kinase inhibitor-like protein produces MKLIIDGIGDGATIPDRYTCNGPGFSPEISWEQIPVDAVSLALVMEDPDAPRGTFTHWTVWRIPADTRRLQANLARKAELPTGIRQGVNSGGTFGFYPSCPPPGPAHRYVYKLLALDYMPYLPAGSGREQFDQSITGHVLAEACVTGLYSR; encoded by the coding sequence ATGAAACTCATTATTGATGGTATTGGCGACGGAGCAACAATCCCTGACCGCTATACCTGCAACGGGCCCGGGTTCTCGCCCGAAATTTCATGGGAACAGATCCCCGTCGACGCCGTAAGCCTGGCGCTGGTCATGGAAGATCCCGACGCCCCCCGGGGCACTTTCACCCATTGGACGGTATGGCGTATCCCAGCCGACACGCGCCGCCTCCAGGCCAATCTGGCCCGTAAGGCTGAATTACCGACGGGTATCCGCCAGGGTGTTAATTCCGGCGGAACCTTCGGATTTTATCCATCATGTCCGCCGCCCGGGCCAGCTCATCGTTACGTCTATAAACTGCTGGCTCTTGATTATATGCCATACCTCCCTGCCGGCTCCGGGCGGGAACAATTTGACCAGTCAATAACAGGGCACGTTTTGGCTGAAGCCTGTGTTACCGGCCTGTACTCCCGCTAA
- a CDS encoding universal stress protein has translation MFNKILVPLDGSVLSESVLPQAVAIAEPSDSLITLFRVMEPLDKGVRDTMGSDLASKLDEVNQDEATDYLAKIAAELKRQGLKVETAIVTGKPAEAIIEYIGMHAVDMVVMATHGRSGLSRWAFGSVTDKVLHQSPVPVLVGPVPGAARG, from the coding sequence ATGTTCAATAAAATTTTGGTACCTCTGGACGGCTCAGTGTTATCCGAGTCCGTTTTGCCGCAGGCGGTTGCGATAGCAGAACCATCCGATTCTCTGATTACACTTTTCCGGGTGATGGAACCATTGGATAAAGGCGTTCGGGATACGATGGGCAGTGATCTGGCTTCCAAATTAGATGAAGTAAATCAGGATGAAGCAACAGACTATCTGGCTAAAATTGCTGCCGAACTTAAACGTCAGGGGTTAAAAGTGGAAACGGCCATCGTCACCGGCAAGCCGGCCGAGGCGATTATTGAATATATTGGGATGCACGCAGTGGATATGGTGGTAATGGCCACCCACGGACGGAGCGGGCTGTCCCGGTGGGCCTTCGGCAGTGTCACTGACAAGGTTTTGCATCAGTCTCCGGTACCTGTTTTAGTCGGTCCGGTACCGGGGGCCGCCCGCGGTTAG